In a single window of the Cupriavidus basilensis genome:
- a CDS encoding FAD-binding oxidoreductase encodes MDTGQRVNRLGTNRPASMIDTLRRKLDGDVVLPDDPGYEEARKVWNGAVDKRPAMVVYCASTRDVIEAVMFARSGNHLVAIRSGGHNVAGLSVCDNGIVIDLSRMKHIAVDPARRVARAEAGLSLVEFDTATQAHGLATTMGVNSDTGIAGLTLGGGFGKLGRKHGLACDNLLAADVVLADGRLVTASAVENEELFWGLRGGGGNFGIVTAFEYQLHPVGPLLLVGSVLHPYDRARDAMRFYDDFCARAPDELSVDAALVTAPSGERFFNISACYCGANEPGERIIRPLLEHGTPVESKLAPVPYLQIQSGGDGLFPRGRRYYWKAQYLHTLTDAAIDTVLDTYARAPSVSSLLVFQHVGGAIARVPASATPYANRDARYDCFPISIWDAPDEEDAAIRWARDVWSAVKPFSTGGVYANNLGDEGEDRVRAAYGENHARLAALKAIYGGQLLSPEPKHQALGLVHGIGIAVNQAYRRRAIAAVLPCARVARHPRRHRALLLTLRLGLLSVFVVLIY; translated from the coding sequence ATGGACACTGGACAACGGGTCAATCGCCTCGGGACCAATCGGCCGGCGTCGATGATCGACACCTTGCGGCGCAAACTGGACGGAGATGTTGTCCTCCCGGACGATCCCGGCTATGAGGAGGCTCGCAAGGTCTGGAACGGCGCTGTGGACAAGCGGCCGGCCATGGTCGTGTACTGCGCCAGCACACGCGATGTCATCGAAGCGGTGATGTTCGCCCGATCGGGCAACCACCTCGTAGCGATCCGCAGCGGCGGACACAATGTGGCGGGCTTGTCGGTCTGCGACAATGGGATCGTGATCGACCTGTCGCGCATGAAGCACATTGCCGTCGACCCAGCGCGGCGTGTGGCCCGTGCCGAAGCCGGCCTGAGCCTGGTCGAGTTTGACACCGCCACACAGGCCCATGGACTGGCCACCACGATGGGCGTCAATAGCGACACGGGCATTGCCGGACTGACCTTGGGCGGCGGATTTGGCAAGCTCGGGCGCAAGCACGGCCTGGCCTGCGACAACCTCCTGGCCGCCGATGTCGTGCTGGCCGATGGCAGGCTTGTGACAGCCAGCGCCGTCGAAAACGAGGAACTGTTCTGGGGATTGCGCGGAGGCGGCGGCAACTTCGGCATTGTTACCGCCTTCGAATATCAGCTCCACCCGGTCGGGCCGTTACTGCTGGTGGGCTCGGTACTCCACCCCTACGACCGCGCGCGAGATGCGATGCGGTTCTACGATGATTTCTGCGCCCGGGCCCCGGACGAACTCAGTGTGGACGCTGCTCTCGTGACGGCCCCGTCGGGCGAGCGCTTCTTCAACATATCGGCCTGCTACTGCGGCGCGAACGAGCCCGGCGAGCGCATCATCCGCCCACTGCTGGAGCACGGCACCCCGGTCGAGAGCAAGCTGGCCCCGGTACCCTACCTTCAGATCCAGTCCGGCGGCGACGGCCTCTTTCCGCGCGGACGCCGCTACTACTGGAAGGCGCAGTATCTGCACACGCTCACCGACGCCGCCATCGACACAGTTCTTGATACCTACGCGCGTGCGCCCTCGGTTTCCTCACTACTGGTGTTCCAGCACGTCGGCGGTGCCATTGCCCGCGTTCCTGCGTCGGCAACGCCCTATGCGAATCGTGACGCGCGCTACGACTGCTTCCCCATCTCGATCTGGGATGCGCCGGACGAGGAGGATGCGGCCATCCGCTGGGCACGCGACGTCTGGAGCGCCGTCAAGCCCTTCTCGACTGGAGGCGTCTATGCGAACAACCTCGGCGACGAGGGCGAGGACCGCGTGCGCGCCGCCTATGGTGAAAACCATGCGCGTCTCGCCGCGCTCAAAGCCATATACGGCGGCCAACTTCTTTCGCCTGAACCAAAACATCAGGCCCTCGGCCTAGTGCACGGTATTGGTATTGCGGTGAATCAGGCGTACAGGCGCCGGGCCATTGCTGCCGTCCTGCCTTGCGCTCGCGTGGCCAGGCATCCACGGCGACACCGGGCTCTCCTTCTGACTCTCCGTCTCGGCCTGCTCAGCGTCTTCGTCGTTCTTATATATTGA
- a CDS encoding LysR substrate-binding domain-containing protein has protein sequence MRKLPPLRSLQAFEAAARLGSFKAAAAELHVTPTAISHQIRLLEETCGHRLFQRHPRPPVLTGAGARLYPALRDGFDALVGAVEGMAESGAPIPLRVTSPNAFASRWLVPRLPQWRERYPDIALEIIGTDAILDLRSGEADVAIRYARTMPTGFVVREICRDTFFPICSPALLVKDGHTIERASDLLRFPLIHFDWMTRDPQAPTWRQWLATAGLIDPSLKAADKTWALSFREEMHAIDAVVAGQGVAICSDVVVSHELRSGTLVKAHPLSLPGYGFYLVAMARNVRQADVEAFATWIGAMD, from the coding sequence ATGAGAAAGCTGCCCCCTCTGCGATCGTTGCAGGCCTTTGAGGCTGCCGCCAGGCTTGGCAGTTTCAAGGCTGCGGCGGCCGAACTCCATGTGACGCCTACTGCCATCAGCCATCAGATCCGGCTGCTGGAAGAGACGTGTGGGCACCGCCTGTTCCAGCGCCACCCGCGGCCTCCGGTGCTCACGGGCGCTGGTGCGAGGCTGTATCCGGCGTTGCGTGATGGTTTCGATGCCCTCGTCGGCGCGGTGGAAGGGATGGCCGAGTCCGGTGCGCCGATTCCGCTACGCGTCACGAGCCCCAATGCGTTCGCGAGCCGATGGCTGGTCCCGCGTCTGCCGCAGTGGCGGGAGCGATACCCCGACATCGCGCTTGAGATCATCGGAACGGACGCGATCCTGGACCTTCGATCGGGTGAGGCCGATGTGGCGATCCGCTATGCCAGGACCATGCCAACAGGATTCGTCGTGCGGGAGATCTGTCGGGACACGTTTTTCCCGATCTGCAGCCCGGCGCTGCTGGTTAAGGATGGACACACCATCGAGCGCGCTTCGGATTTGCTGCGCTTCCCCCTGATCCACTTCGACTGGATGACACGGGATCCGCAAGCCCCCACATGGCGGCAATGGCTGGCAACAGCGGGCCTGATCGATCCGAGCTTGAAGGCGGCCGACAAAACGTGGGCGCTGAGTTTCCGCGAGGAAATGCACGCGATCGACGCCGTGGTTGCGGGGCAGGGGGTCGCGATCTGCAGCGACGTCGTGGTGAGCCATGAACTGCGATCCGGGACACTGGTCAAGGCGCATCCCCTGTCGCTGCCAGGCTATGGCTTTTACCTGGTCGCCATGGCCCGGAACGTGCGGCAAGCGGACGTTGAGGCTTTTGCAACTTGGATTGGGGCGATGGACTGA
- a CDS encoding DNA-binding response regulator: protein MSNAAAQAHSDALAGLSILIVDDNRDDRLLLAEYLGAKGSRVYLANDGHDGFRKALAILPDLILMDVGMPTCDGLTASRLLKSAPDTRAIPIIFLTAAARPAERVQGLQSGAIDYVVKPFELKEVSLRLGIHARAGRHNRDTSPRTAGSTVLDTHLFRDARRHLLSRLHETPALLSLAGALSTNPVRLNLAFKRCTGATVLDFLFEARMQYAASLLTRTTIDIQAIASATGYTTRQNFSTAYRRRFGISPNESRLQYFEARPDA from the coding sequence ATGTCAAACGCTGCCGCACAAGCGCACAGCGACGCGCTTGCGGGGCTAAGCATTCTGATCGTCGATGACAATCGCGACGATCGCCTTCTATTGGCGGAATATCTCGGCGCCAAGGGCAGCCGCGTCTATCTCGCGAATGACGGGCACGACGGCTTCCGCAAGGCACTGGCTATTCTTCCCGACCTGATCCTGATGGATGTGGGCATGCCGACCTGCGATGGGCTGACTGCGTCGCGACTGCTGAAATCGGCGCCCGACACGCGTGCGATTCCGATCATCTTCCTGACCGCGGCGGCTCGGCCGGCCGAGCGTGTCCAAGGACTTCAATCGGGTGCGATCGATTACGTCGTCAAGCCATTCGAGCTGAAGGAAGTGTCGCTTCGCCTGGGCATCCATGCGCGTGCGGGCCGCCACAACCGGGACACGAGTCCCAGGACGGCGGGAAGCACCGTACTCGATACCCACCTGTTCCGGGATGCGCGCCGCCATCTGCTGTCGCGGCTCCACGAAACGCCGGCGCTACTGTCTCTCGCGGGTGCGCTCAGCACGAACCCGGTGCGTTTGAACCTGGCGTTCAAACGGTGCACCGGCGCCACCGTCCTGGATTTCCTGTTCGAGGCACGCATGCAATACGCTGCGAGCCTGTTGACCAGGACAACCATCGACATTCAAGCCATTGCCAGTGCCACCGGGTACACGACCCGGCAGAATTTCTCGACGGCCTATCGCAGGCGCTTCGGCATATCGCCGAACGAATCCCGCCTGCAGTATTTCGAAGCGCGACCCGATGCTTGA
- a CDS encoding autotransporter-associated beta strand repeat-containing protein codes for MAVAETARGRGKPGRSRSARIGTVAAIALTSAGGVHAVTQSIVDGNGAGGWMVGVASQAAPTITSNATFTNFVTQGGAGSGGGAGLGGVFFVNSGANLTLNNVSFVQNVARGGDGGSTPDVSVSAQTIALSDKNATVSSVTAFQLTPTLVNNNGTIMVTGATMSSANPLVQAGELVSVGGTGSATTTISSVNGNAVTFGQPVAVDSQSVKSLTSAQLAAGTNVISAANFGALAISDIAIGMSVLGTGIPPGTTISNVTRDQNNAVTGITLSNAVTASGSQSLSLVNVTQFSASQFAVSGGGQVLTLPATGLGLSVGMTLSGDGIPAGTKILAINGNQVTLSQAISSSALQFSASLPATTVGQSTIQLTAVDSHLKVGTVVTGTGIPPNTTIVAIDPASGVVTLSNALTGKPTALTIQSISAQGARSLTLTTTSGLQVGMQVTGSGIPDGTTITSISGNVVTLSNDLAPGVAVSAFVASSPYSVGGSLNNIAATGTAGANGGNGVSGPQAIVYVTDGEGRSGTNGGSGKNGTGAAGGKGGNAGSGSNGIPFNYEMTEAVISATVDAVNNTSEAAAALATFPPAAALSAAHVAAAAKSYVDLGIAIANLAQWGVDLSNGTAGRGGDGGTGGGGGNGATFYGGGAGGNGGNGGTGALSITDGGNGGDGGAGGAGGFGAGGGSGGSAGLGGGTGNAADGSAGAGGKAGFGGGAGSDGDGLGGTGGSGYGGAIFVRSGGSLTLTGNVLFRDNTVLAGSSNNGGQAGQASGSDIFMMKGSNVLLAPGVGNTIRIEGQIADDSAASIASGGYAPGAGADLQIGGGGLVQLAGTNTYSGKTILTGGTLQADLGVGINSASSVVFNGAGSLPSGLTTSNAGTLLLNSDVTQRAGTAVPGQFIWNGAGGFAAGTAAGITVALGQTPSGATQNLQWGSSYLSANSTLVFGSEYSQGAVRFQNNIDLASNQGNIAVYGQYLGSQGNIAPDARYTAYMAGNITNGGLNVGAAGYNGTLYLTGQNQLSSFVLNGGLVSTIDDHANLGHLMQSTGGSVTIKGGTLVLGGAEKMTTVDVQAGGQIVAGAALTTGNVSNNGVISLVDGGTMQSVTNNAGATFATAGSLAVAGALANNATATVVQSGDVVAASVVNNGNWSVGGAQAIHTPTLTGNGVFAMAGAADTVTIDQSGNSTFAGTFTGNGGFAKDGAGTLTLTGASTNLGGTLVNAGTLDTTGGGTLADTGAVKIASGATFTAGTADLIGAVTNNGTFNVNAVQAVASVTNNGTANLNANLASAGTVTNNGIVNLSGDRSVATAGLAGGASGVINLAQATDVLHLTQSGASTYAGAIAGNGALEKLGTGTLTLTGANTYNGGTLVTAGTLDTTGGGTLADTGTVAIASGATFTAGTVDTIGAVTNSGTFNVNAAQTVAAVTNNGGATVAQSSDLAAGSVVNNGNWSVSGARAIHTPTLTGNGVFAMAGAADTVTIDQSGNATFAGTFTGNGGFAKDGAGTLTLTGASTNLGGTLVNAGTLDTTGGGTLADTGAVKIASGATFTAGTADVIGAVTNNGTFNVNTVQAVASVTNNGTANLNANLASVGKVTNNGTVNVSGDRSVATAGLAGGASGVVNVQPGSVLRLAQSGDSTYAGAIVGAGSMVKEGSGTLTLSRAAGSPAGAVNIGGTLVINQGVVALDGDAILSQSMNVAVNSSQGAVGTLKLISGNESIHALSGAGNIDLGANRLTVQQGGEFSGTVTGSGVFDVRGGSFNVNNTLASTDANSAFSLGGTTGTVSATVTSGSTLSFPLIQLNQGATLSVASGGAARATTIDLNSNALLSVGAQANVTSSTVNVFDSARLDVQGSLAAGTISVVSNNPGAVPSLHLGNAADPSVLGTVTASNTEIIGGVLSGNGSLSGNLVMGANSLLSPGNSPGRLQVENLTLGSGSTSKMEIANAAFNRVAGKDFDQVKVTGSLKIQDGATLNIANYNGGADVAFGEVIPLFAYTPGQLSGAFSTVQKGYGQEALFSLGTGSVIGLGSAGYSGFYQAVAKNANDSAILSGLAVNSAGNVKQFHGASLLDRLVTTLAAGGSTETVFAKFSPEAYTSLTEQGKQALFFSPGSDIAGDIGRTQQGVDASVFGGRRSADNAGYASYALKTDGLQGSYTGVLKNTVWKANLVVDDVSTSSSYLNGRSNGVTGSLSAATELPGGLGLHALARAAFSYYRSDLTRQTGNGSAKADGVSSDAWLGSIGLAHVFNGASLRLQTTLEVAPYSVRTNGFSEVNAASPSDALSVQQLKQSGAAFMLGMSLSGNVTDRFGFDTGFKIIRDSRRDHSVVASVATESANFTVRNPGFGQTQFSVKGALNYRLARDMQVGLGVYYFGGSDVQGKLSFDKRF; via the coding sequence GTGGCCGTTGCCGAAACGGCCCGGGGGCGCGGCAAGCCGGGGCGTTCGCGCTCGGCACGCATCGGGACGGTCGCTGCGATCGCGCTGACCTCGGCCGGTGGGGTACACGCCGTCACGCAGAGCATCGTGGACGGTAATGGCGCAGGGGGCTGGATGGTCGGCGTGGCGAGCCAGGCGGCCCCGACGATCACGAGCAACGCCACCTTCACCAATTTCGTGACCCAGGGTGGCGCGGGCAGCGGCGGCGGCGCGGGGCTGGGTGGCGTCTTCTTCGTCAACAGCGGCGCCAACCTGACCCTCAATAACGTGAGCTTCGTGCAGAACGTTGCCAGGGGCGGCGATGGCGGCAGCACGCCGGATGTCAGCGTCAGTGCCCAGACAATCGCGCTGTCGGACAAGAATGCGACGGTGTCGTCGGTGACCGCGTTCCAGCTGACACCGACGCTGGTGAACAACAACGGCACGATCATGGTGACGGGCGCGACCATGAGTTCGGCCAACCCGCTGGTCCAGGCCGGGGAACTGGTCAGTGTCGGCGGCACCGGCTCCGCCACGACCACCATCTCGAGCGTCAACGGCAATGCGGTCACGTTCGGCCAGCCCGTCGCGGTTGACAGCCAGTCGGTCAAGTCGCTCACGAGTGCGCAACTGGCTGCGGGCACCAACGTGATCAGTGCGGCCAACTTCGGCGCGCTGGCCATCTCGGATATCGCGATCGGCATGTCGGTCCTGGGCACCGGCATCCCCCCGGGTACGACGATCAGCAACGTGACCCGCGACCAGAACAATGCCGTCACCGGCATCACGCTGAGCAACGCCGTCACCGCCAGCGGCAGCCAGTCGCTCAGCCTGGTCAACGTCACGCAGTTCTCCGCCTCGCAGTTCGCTGTTTCCGGCGGCGGGCAGGTCCTGACCCTGCCGGCGACCGGCCTGGGCCTGTCGGTCGGCATGACGCTGAGCGGCGACGGCATTCCGGCCGGGACCAAGATCCTGGCCATCAACGGCAACCAGGTCACGCTGTCGCAGGCGATTTCGTCGTCTGCCCTGCAGTTCTCGGCGAGCCTGCCGGCGACCACGGTCGGCCAGTCGACCATCCAGCTGACGGCGGTGGACAGCCATCTGAAGGTCGGCACGGTGGTGACGGGAACGGGCATTCCGCCCAATACCACCATCGTCGCCATCGACCCGGCATCGGGCGTGGTGACTCTGAGCAACGCGCTCACCGGCAAACCGACCGCACTGACCATCCAGAGCATCTCCGCACAAGGCGCGCGCAGCCTGACGCTGACCACGACTTCCGGCCTTCAGGTCGGGATGCAGGTGACCGGCTCAGGCATTCCCGATGGGACGACGATCACAAGCATCAGCGGCAATGTGGTCACCCTCAGTAACGACCTGGCCCCGGGCGTGGCTGTCAGCGCCTTTGTCGCCAGCTCGCCCTACAGCGTCGGCGGATCGCTCAACAATATCGCTGCCACCGGTACCGCGGGAGCGAACGGCGGCAACGGCGTTTCCGGCCCGCAGGCCATTGTCTACGTGACCGATGGCGAAGGGCGCAGCGGCACCAACGGCGGTTCCGGCAAGAACGGCACGGGCGCGGCGGGCGGCAAAGGCGGCAATGCGGGTTCCGGCAGCAACGGGATTCCATTCAACTACGAGATGACCGAGGCCGTCATCAGCGCGACAGTCGATGCTGTGAACAATACGTCGGAGGCTGCGGCGGCCCTCGCCACCTTCCCGCCCGCGGCGGCCTTGTCCGCGGCGCACGTTGCGGCGGCGGCCAAATCCTATGTCGACCTCGGCATCGCGATCGCCAACCTGGCGCAATGGGGCGTTGACCTCTCCAATGGCACCGCCGGGCGTGGCGGCGACGGCGGTACCGGCGGCGGCGGGGGCAACGGCGCTACCTTCTACGGTGGCGGGGCGGGCGGCAACGGTGGCAATGGCGGCACCGGCGCGCTGAGCATCACCGACGGCGGCAACGGTGGTGATGGTGGCGCCGGCGGTGCCGGTGGCTTTGGTGCCGGCGGTGGCTCGGGCGGTTCCGCCGGGCTGGGCGGCGGCACCGGGAACGCGGCCGATGGCAGCGCCGGCGCTGGCGGCAAGGCCGGCTTCGGCGGCGGTGCGGGCAGCGACGGCGACGGACTCGGGGGCACTGGCGGTTCGGGCTATGGCGGGGCCATCTTCGTGCGCTCGGGCGGCAGCCTGACGCTGACGGGCAACGTGCTGTTCCGGGACAACACCGTCCTTGCCGGCTCCAGCAACAATGGTGGGCAGGCGGGCCAGGCTTCCGGCTCGGACATTTTCATGATGAAGGGATCCAATGTGCTGCTGGCGCCCGGCGTCGGCAATACCATCCGGATCGAGGGGCAGATCGCCGACGATAGCGCCGCGAGCATCGCCAGCGGAGGCTATGCACCCGGCGCTGGCGCCGACCTGCAAATCGGTGGCGGCGGCCTGGTGCAGCTGGCCGGCACCAACACCTATTCCGGCAAGACCATCCTGACAGGCGGCACGCTCCAGGCAGACCTGGGGGTGGGGATCAACTCGGCCAGCAGCGTCGTGTTCAACGGCGCCGGCAGCCTGCCGTCCGGCCTGACCACGAGCAACGCGGGCACCTTGCTGTTGAATTCGGACGTGACCCAGCGCGCCGGTACGGCCGTGCCCGGCCAGTTCATCTGGAATGGTGCCGGTGGCTTCGCCGCAGGCACCGCCGCGGGCATCACGGTGGCCCTCGGGCAGACACCGTCCGGCGCGACCCAGAACCTGCAATGGGGCAGCTCCTATCTGTCGGCGAACTCGACGCTGGTGTTCGGCTCGGAGTACAGCCAGGGTGCGGTGCGCTTCCAGAACAACATCGACCTGGCGAGCAACCAGGGCAATATCGCGGTCTATGGCCAATATCTCGGCAGCCAGGGCAATATCGCTCCCGACGCGCGGTACACGGCATACATGGCCGGCAACATCACCAACGGCGGCCTGAACGTCGGCGCCGCTGGCTACAACGGTACGCTGTACCTGACCGGGCAGAACCAGCTCAGTTCCTTCGTCCTGAACGGGGGCCTGGTGTCGACCATCGATGACCACGCCAACCTCGGCCACCTGATGCAGTCCACGGGCGGCAGCGTCACCATCAAGGGCGGCACCTTGGTCCTCGGCGGTGCGGAAAAGATGACCACCGTGGATGTGCAGGCCGGCGGCCAGATCGTGGCCGGCGCCGCGCTGACGACGGGCAATGTCAGCAATAACGGCGTGATCTCGCTGGTCGATGGCGGCACCATGCAGAGCGTCACCAACAATGCCGGAGCGACCTTCGCGACGGCCGGCTCGCTGGCGGTGGCAGGGGCATTGGCCAACAACGCCACCGCCACGGTCGTGCAATCGGGCGACGTGGTCGCGGCCAGCGTGGTGAACAACGGCAACTGGTCGGTCGGCGGCGCGCAGGCCATCCATACCCCGACCCTGACCGGCAACGGCGTCTTCGCCATGGCCGGCGCGGCCGACACGGTCACGATCGACCAGAGCGGCAACTCCACCTTCGCCGGGACCTTCACCGGCAATGGCGGCTTTGCCAAGGACGGCGCCGGCACGCTCACGCTGACGGGGGCCAGTACCAACCTGGGCGGCACCCTGGTGAACGCCGGGACGCTGGACACCACCGGCGGCGGCACCCTGGCGGATACCGGCGCGGTGAAGATCGCCAGCGGCGCCACCTTCACGGCGGGCACGGCCGATCTCATCGGCGCGGTGACCAACAACGGCACCTTCAACGTCAATGCGGTACAAGCCGTGGCGTCGGTGACGAACAACGGCACCGCCAACCTCAATGCCAACCTGGCGAGCGCGGGCACGGTGACCAACAACGGCATCGTCAACCTGTCCGGCGACCGCTCCGTGGCGACGGCCGGGCTGGCCGGCGGCGCATCGGGCGTCATCAACCTGGCGCAGGCCACCGATGTGCTGCACCTGACCCAGAGCGGGGCCAGCACCTATGCGGGCGCCATCGCCGGCAACGGCGCGCTGGAGAAACTCGGCACCGGGACGCTGACGCTGACCGGCGCCAATACCTACAACGGCGGCACCCTGGTGACCGCAGGGACGCTGGACACGACCGGGGGCGGCACCCTGGCGGACACCGGCACGGTAGCGATCGCCAGCGGCGCCACCTTCACGGCGGGCACGGTTGATACCATCGGCGCGGTGACCAATAGCGGCACCTTCAACGTCAACGCGGCACAAACCGTGGCGGCCGTGACGAACAACGGCGGTGCCACGGTCGCACAATCGAGCGACCTGGCCGCGGGTAGTGTCGTCAACAACGGCAACTGGTCGGTCAGCGGCGCGCGGGCCATCCATACCCCGACCCTGACCGGCAACGGCGTCTTCGCCATGGCCGGCGCGGCCGACACGGTCACGATCGACCAGAGCGGCAACGCCACCTTCGCCGGGACCTTCACCGGCAATGGCGGCTTTGCCAAGGACGGCGCCGGCACGCTCACGCTGACGGGGGCCAGTACCAACCTGGGCGGCACCCTGGTGAACGCCGGGACGCTGGACACCACCGGCGGCGGCACCCTGGCGGATACCGGCGCGGTGAAGATCGCCAGCGGCGCCACCTTCACGGCGGGCACGGCCGATGTCATTGGCGCGGTGACCAACAACGGCACCTTCAACGTCAATACGGTACAAGCCGTGGCGTCGGTGACGAACAACGGCACCGCCAACCTCAATGCCAACCTGGCGAGCGTGGGCAAGGTGACCAACAACGGCACCGTCAACGTGTCCGGCGACCGCTCCGTGGCGACGGCCGGGCTGGCCGGCGGCGCATCGGGTGTCGTCAATGTGCAGCCGGGCAGCGTGCTGCGGCTAGCGCAGTCGGGCGACTCCACCTATGCGGGCGCCATCGTCGGCGCCGGCTCGATGGTGAAGGAAGGCAGCGGCACGCTCACGCTTTCCCGTGCGGCGGGCAGCCCCGCCGGGGCCGTGAATATCGGCGGCACCCTGGTCATCAACCAGGGCGTGGTCGCGCTCGACGGCGACGCCATTCTCAGCCAGTCGATGAATGTCGCCGTCAACAGCAGCCAGGGCGCGGTCGGCACGCTGAAACTGATCAGCGGGAACGAGAGCATCCATGCGCTGAGCGGCGCCGGCAACATCGATCTGGGGGCGAATCGCCTGACCGTCCAGCAAGGCGGCGAGTTCTCCGGCACGGTAACCGGCTCCGGCGTCTTCGACGTCCGCGGCGGCAGCTTCAACGTCAACAATACGCTGGCGTCGACCGATGCAAACAGCGCGTTCTCGCTGGGCGGCACCACGGGAACGGTGTCCGCGACGGTCACCTCGGGCAGCACGCTGTCCTTCCCCCTGATCCAGCTGAACCAGGGCGCTACGTTGTCGGTGGCATCCGGCGGCGCGGCCAGGGCGACCACCATCGACCTCAACTCGAACGCGCTGCTGTCGGTGGGCGCGCAGGCCAATGTCACCTCCAGCACGGTCAACGTCTTCGACAGTGCCAGGCTGGATGTGCAAGGCTCGCTAGCCGCCGGCACCATCTCCGTGGTCTCGAACAACCCGGGCGCGGTACCGTCGCTGCATCTCGGCAATGCCGCCGACCCCTCGGTGCTGGGTACGGTGACCGCCTCCAATACGGAGATCATCGGTGGCGTCCTGTCCGGTAACGGCTCGCTATCGGGCAACCTGGTGATGGGAGCGAACTCGCTGCTGTCCCCGGGCAACTCTCCCGGCAGGCTGCAGGTGGAGAACCTGACCCTGGGCAGTGGATCCACGAGCAAGATGGAGATCGCCAATGCCGCATTCAACCGCGTTGCCGGCAAGGACTTCGACCAGGTCAAGGTGACCGGATCGCTCAAGATCCAGGATGGCGCGACGCTCAACATTGCCAACTACAACGGCGGTGCGGATGTCGCGTTCGGCGAGGTCATCCCGCTGTTCGCCTACACACCGGGGCAACTGAGCGGCGCATTCTCTACCGTGCAGAAGGGCTATGGACAAGAAGCCTTGTTCAGCCTGGGCACCGGCAGCGTGATCGGCCTGGGCAGCGCCGGCTACAGCGGCTTCTATCAAGCGGTCGCGAAAAATGCCAATGACAGCGCCATCCTGAGCGGACTCGCAGTCAATTCGGCCGGCAACGTCAAGCAATTCCACGGCGCAAGCCTGCTCGACCGGCTGGTGACGACGCTTGCTGCTGGCGGCAGTACCGAGACCGTATTCGCCAAGTTCTCGCCAGAGGCGTACACCAGCCTGACCGAGCAAGGCAAGCAGGCCCTGTTCTTCTCGCCGGGCTCGGACATCGCTGGCGATATCGGCAGGACGCAGCAGGGCGTAGATGCCAGCGTGTTCGGCGGCCGCCGCAGTGCCGACAACGCAGGCTATGCCTCTTACGCGCTGAAGACGGATGGCCTGCAAGGCAGCTACACCGGGGTGCTGAAGAACACGGTATGGAAGGCGAACCTGGTGGTCGACGATGTCTCGACCAGCAGCAGCTATCTGAATGGCAGGTCGAACGGCGTGACCGGCTCGCTTTCGGCGGCCACGGAACTGCCCGGAGGACTGGGACTGCATGCCCTGGCCCGTGCCGCCTTCAGCTACTACCGGAGCGATCTGACCCGCCAGACCGGCAATGGATCCGCCAAGGCTGATGGCGTGTCGTCCGATGCCTGGCTGGGTTCGATTGGTCTGGCCCACGTGTTCAACGGTGCAAGCCTGCGCCTGCAGACAACGCTGGAGGTCGCCCCGTACTCGGTCCGGACCAACGGGTTCTCCGAAGTGAATGCGGCGTCGCCGTCCGACGCACTGTCCGTGCAGCAGTTGAAGCAGAGCGGCGCCGCGTTCATGCTGGGCATGAGCCTCAGCGGCAATGTCACCGACCGCTTCGGCTTCGACACCGGCTTCAAGATCATCCGGGACAGCCGGCGCGACCATTCGGTGGTAGCCAGCGTTGCAACGGAAAGCGCGAACTTCACGGTGCGCAATCCGGGGTTCGGTCAGACCCAGTTCAGTGTGAAGGGTGCGTTGAATTACCGGTTGGCGCGCGACATGCAGGTGGGACTCGGGGTCTACTACTTTGGCGGGAGCGATGTGCAGGGGAAGCTGTCGTTTGACAAGCGCTTCTGA